In a single window of the Sulfurimonas sp. hsl 1-7 genome:
- a CDS encoding efflux transporter outer membrane subunit, with amino-acid sequence MKTKVLLALSASVVLFSACSLAPEYKKPELSLPSSQKEINVNAQWFKTFNDKKLDLLIAEALKNNDDLKLAVVNVQKARAEYDISDADLYPSLDLSASALRQKRSVNAYPGFFGGLYNDFSMSASMSYEFDFWGKNSNQRDANLANFLAVDANKETLRISLITDVATYYFNLVAVEEQLQIAQENLKNYEATLAYREKQYKYGVVDALVVAQSKAEVASVKTAIDALNVTKVKSQSALVILLGRSPKEIFESSIDTKTELPEFVEIPTTLPTNLLQNRPDVKIAEENLKAKTALIGVAKAAYFPNLSITGSYGFQSQKLSNLANSNSQVWGIGPSLYMPLFDFGRIEAAVKVTNAEQKAALIAYDKTVKNAYKEVFDSLQSIKAIKSKKDSMEQQVDAYNEAYRVAKQKYAKGTTSYLDVLIAQSLLLNSQLTYVTTKSELLIEEATLYKALGGGWRSVKD; translated from the coding sequence ATGAAAACTAAAGTTTTACTGGCTCTTAGTGCTTCAGTTGTGCTCTTCTCGGCATGTTCATTGGCACCGGAGTATAAAAAGCCCGAGCTATCACTTCCTAGTTCACAAAAAGAGATAAATGTAAATGCCCAGTGGTTCAAAACTTTTAACGATAAAAAGCTTGACTTACTTATTGCAGAAGCGCTTAAAAACAACGATGACCTAAAACTTGCAGTGGTAAACGTTCAAAAAGCACGTGCAGAGTATGACATTAGCGATGCCGATCTTTATCCGAGTTTAGATCTTAGCGCCTCAGCGTTGAGACAAAAAAGAAGTGTCAATGCTTATCCAGGATTTTTCGGAGGTTTGTATAATGACTTCAGTATGAGTGCAAGTATGTCTTATGAGTTTGATTTCTGGGGTAAAAACTCTAATCAAAGAGATGCAAATCTGGCAAACTTTTTGGCAGTAGATGCAAATAAAGAGACACTTCGCATCTCACTCATTACAGATGTAGCGACTTACTATTTTAACCTTGTAGCTGTAGAAGAGCAACTTCAAATTGCACAAGAGAATCTAAAAAACTATGAAGCCACACTTGCTTACAGAGAAAAACAGTACAAGTACGGTGTAGTAGACGCACTGGTAGTAGCTCAGTCAAAAGCAGAGGTAGCTTCTGTAAAAACTGCCATAGATGCTCTAAACGTTACGAAAGTGAAGTCTCAGAGTGCTTTGGTGATATTACTGGGGCGTTCACCTAAAGAGATCTTTGAGAGTAGTATAGACACAAAAACAGAGTTACCGGAGTTTGTAGAGATCCCGACAACATTGCCGACAAACCTTTTACAAAACCGTCCCGACGTAAAAATAGCGGAGGAGAATTTAAAAGCAAAAACCGCACTCATCGGTGTTGCCAAAGCTGCATATTTCCCGAATCTTTCAATTACGGGTAGTTACGGTTTTCAAAGTCAGAAGCTAAGTAATCTGGCAAACAGCAACTCTCAAGTATGGGGGATCGGACCTAGTTTATATATGCCGCTATTTGACTTTGGAAGGATAGAAGCTGCTGTCAAAGTTACCAATGCGGAACAAAAAGCGGCTCTGATAGCATACGATAAGACTGTGAAAAATGCCTATAAAGAGGTGTTTGATTCACTACAATCAATTAAAGCTATTAAGTCAAAGAAAGATTCTATGGAGCAACAAGTTGATGCATATAACGAGGCCTATAGAGTAGCAAAACAAAAGTATGCAAAGGGAACAACCAGTTATTTGGATGTGTTAATAGCACAAAGTTTACTGTTGAACTCGCAACTGACATATGTAACGACAAAATCTGAACTTCTGATCGAAGAAGCGACACTTTACAAAGCACTCGGCGGCGGTTGGAGAAGTGTAAAAGATTAG
- a CDS encoding response regulator, with translation MNTIKLLIVDDDEDNRLVLNAICKKLDGFTIQEATNGLEAIETVEAWSPDIVLMDIMMPEMDGYEASKIIQKMYPNTTIIAITASNDVNIQARMYDVGINIYINKPVDRSLIRYKLQSLASTLRKKRGITEALSTKDALNPFNSDIRAFKTIFDISNTAAIMDFGMWLFDQYHDKTVTGSQRYDQVLEVLYKLMTHAHQNDEAVTLIIEESHDEFYINVQFNNSVCINPEMTPMMQQLGESFIVHDQTLSFKLSKAYENVEQQMMQVNTIEEKTVTEIPTKTLEQEVMTEEIETKETRVVNSSETEILRQSFVNKTSAADYVSELGGDVFEEIMELASVDEEWQSQLIIIETEKSIESLTYFTDVVFSAYIRVINNLFEFNGLAYALSSLSVFFNDHVEDIVADETKLKTLVMLLEHLGEDLRSWKEHIFETQSTADIHYLDSSFFSSCMQIESIVGDKSLSTDDDDDIEFF, from the coding sequence ATGAATACTATTAAACTTCTAATCGTAGATGATGATGAAGATAATCGTTTAGTGTTAAATGCTATATGTAAAAAGCTTGACGGCTTTACGATACAAGAAGCAACAAATGGTTTAGAAGCAATAGAAACAGTAGAAGCTTGGAGTCCCGATATTGTCCTCATGGATATTATGATGCCGGAGATGGACGGGTATGAAGCATCTAAAATTATTCAAAAAATGTATCCAAATACTACCATTATCGCTATTACGGCATCAAACGATGTAAACATCCAAGCAAGAATGTATGACGTTGGGATCAATATTTATATTAATAAACCGGTTGACAGATCACTTATCCGCTATAAACTACAGAGCTTGGCATCAACTCTCAGAAAAAAAAGAGGTATCACCGAAGCACTCTCAACAAAAGATGCCCTTAACCCTTTTAACTCCGATATCCGTGCATTTAAAACTATTTTTGATATTAGCAATACGGCAGCAATTATGGATTTTGGTATGTGGCTGTTTGACCAGTATCATGACAAAACAGTAACCGGCTCTCAGAGATATGATCAAGTTTTGGAAGTGCTCTATAAATTGATGACACATGCACATCAAAACGATGAAGCGGTTACGTTAATTATTGAAGAGAGTCATGATGAGTTCTATATAAACGTACAGTTTAACAACTCTGTTTGTATCAATCCTGAAATGACACCTATGATGCAACAGCTTGGTGAAAGTTTCATCGTACATGATCAAACACTTTCATTTAAACTGAGTAAGGCGTATGAAAATGTAGAACAACAGATGATGCAAGTTAATACAATTGAAGAAAAAACGGTAACGGAAATACCGACAAAAACCTTAGAACAGGAGGTTATGACTGAGGAAATAGAGACTAAAGAAACAAGAGTTGTAAATTCTAGTGAAACAGAAATTTTACGTCAAAGCTTTGTAAATAAAACATCGGCAGCTGATTATGTAAGTGAATTGGGTGGTGATGTTTTTGAAGAGATCATGGAACTAGCCAGTGTAGATGAAGAGTGGCAGTCTCAACTAATTATTATTGAAACTGAAAAAAGCATAGAGTCTTTAACGTACTTCACAGATGTAGTATTTAGTGCTTACATCCGTGTAATCAATAATCTATTTGAGTTTAACGGGCTTGCGTATGCTCTTTCTTCATTAAGTGTGTTCTTTAATGACCATGTCGAAGATATCGTTGCAGATGAAACAAAGCTAAAAACATTAGTGATGTTGTTAGAGCATCTAGGTGAAGACTTGCGTTCATGGAAAGAGCATATCTTTGAAACACAAAGTACGGCAGATATCCATTATCTGGACAGTTCATTTTTTAGTTCATGTATGCAGATTGAAAGTATCGTTGGTGACAAAAGTCTGAGTACAGATGATGATGACGATATAGAGTTTTTTTAA
- a CDS encoding response regulator transcription factor, whose translation MKILLLEDELHLRNNITKYFTIKGHDVDAYENGEELLKDANPADYDCMILDINTPEIDGFEVLEYIRNNNINTPALYISALTDAQKVLRGFELGAGDYLKKPFEFVELELRMLRIASAVTETQKIKLNNFSEYDYEKRELYIDGQIQKLSVTQKRFVYILVKHKNALVSFEMLRDYVWEGKDISHSTILSTMRNLKTIFRSQNIRNVKGEGYMLEIIN comes from the coding sequence ATGAAAATATTATTATTAGAAGATGAATTGCATCTAAGAAACAACATAACAAAATACTTTACAATCAAGGGACATGATGTAGATGCCTATGAGAATGGTGAAGAGCTTTTAAAAGATGCTAATCCTGCTGATTATGATTGTATGATTCTCGATATCAACACTCCCGAAATTGACGGATTTGAAGTATTGGAATATATTCGCAACAACAACATCAATACCCCCGCACTTTATATCAGTGCACTGACAGATGCTCAAAAAGTTTTAAGAGGATTTGAACTCGGTGCCGGAGACTACCTCAAAAAGCCTTTTGAGTTTGTTGAACTTGAACTCAGAATGTTGCGTATAGCATCAGCAGTTACTGAAACACAAAAAATAAAACTCAACAATTTTTCGGAATATGATTATGAGAAAAGAGAACTCTATATTGACGGACAAATACAAAAACTTTCAGTTACACAAAAGAGATTTGTATATATTTTAGTAAAGCATAAAAATGCCCTGGTTAGTTTCGAGATGCTGCGGGACTATGTATGGGAAGGAAAAGATATCTCGCATAGTACAATTTTATCGACTATGCGAAACCTAAAAACAATTTTTAGGTCTCAAAACATACGTAATGTAAAGGGTGAAGGATACATGCTAGAGATTATAAATTAA
- a CDS encoding response regulator encodes MGKKVIIVDDSRAVIATAELALDEIIGSGLIEFKSYLNPLELLEALQNGTEDFDLLISDVNMPQLNGLELSRQIKADARYANKPIIILTTESSNEMKMTGKEIGVTGWMVKPFNNEKLVKSVKMILGV; translated from the coding sequence ATGGGAAAAAAAGTAATTATTGTTGATGATTCCAGAGCAGTTATAGCAACTGCTGAATTAGCATTGGATGAGATTATAGGTTCGGGATTAATAGAGTTTAAATCGTATTTAAACCCTTTAGAATTATTAGAAGCATTACAAAACGGCACTGAAGATTTTGATCTGTTGATTAGCGATGTAAATATGCCTCAACTAAACGGGCTTGAGTTATCACGTCAAATCAAAGCAGATGCACGTTATGCAAATAAACCAATCATTATCTTGACAACGGAGAGCTCTAATGAGATGAAGATGACAGGAAAAGAGATAGGTGTGACAGGATGGATGGTAAAACCTTTTAATAATGAGAAATTGGTTAAATCAGTCAAAATGATTTTAGGAGTATAG
- a CDS encoding DUF481 domain-containing protein — MRFFLLLVSLVSYAFSVVTIAPVEIGSKPGVSGLVEVSVQNARGNTDKDEYKGGLKVQYDNNSSYVTWLQASANYAEVEGVKNTNKTYVHLRYIHTFYNNKDINYEFFGQSQTNEFTKIKHRYLLGGGYRFHIFHQMMGKVYVGAGAFGEHINYTTQIDPRESNARANIYISYTNKLSNDARISYIGYYQPKVDELSDYIVTNALELEVNVYKKLFVSLKVNFDYDSNPAQFVEKRDFTQATSLVYKF; from the coding sequence ATGCGTTTTTTTCTTTTGTTAGTAAGTTTAGTGTCATATGCATTCTCGGTAGTTACAATTGCACCGGTTGAGATAGGAAGTAAACCGGGAGTCAGTGGATTAGTAGAAGTTTCAGTACAAAATGCTCGCGGAAATACCGATAAAGACGAATACAAAGGTGGTCTGAAAGTTCAGTATGACAATAACAGCTCTTATGTAACATGGTTACAAGCAAGTGCAAACTATGCAGAAGTTGAAGGCGTTAAAAATACAAATAAAACATATGTACATCTTCGTTATATCCATACGTTTTATAATAACAAAGATATTAACTATGAATTTTTCGGGCAGTCTCAAACAAATGAGTTTACAAAGATAAAGCACCGCTATTTATTGGGTGGCGGGTATCGTTTTCATATCTTCCATCAAATGATGGGGAAAGTGTATGTGGGAGCAGGTGCATTCGGTGAGCATATCAACTACACAACGCAGATCGATCCTCGTGAAAGTAATGCAAGAGCAAATATTTATATCTCTTATACAAACAAGTTAAGCAACGATGCAAGAATTAGTTATATCGGGTATTATCAGCCAAAAGTTGATGAGTTGAGCGACTATATAGTGACAAACGCATTGGAGTTAGAAGTAAATGTATATAAAAAGCTTTTTGTCTCTTTGAAAGTGAACTTCGATTACGATTCAAACCCTGCTCAATTTGTTGAGAAAAGAGACTTTACACAGGCAACAAGTTTAGTGTATAAATTTTAA
- a CDS encoding efflux RND transporter permease subunit, producing MFSKFFINRPIFSAVLSIVIIIAGFISIKSLPVQAYPSVVPVQINVQAVYPGADAQTLSKTVAAPLEEAVNGVDNMIYMTSTASPSGIVTLSVLFKIGTDPDQANVDVNNRVQLAISKLPQSVRDQGVSVRKRSPDMLKVLAFTSEGEKHDTIYISNYVLVNVLDDIKRIPGVGDAYIFGSKDYAIRVWIDPDKLANYNLTITDVVNAIKSQNNQYAAGQLGQEPINSHPVYTYTVRAQGRLQSPEQFSNIILRSNADGSALRLKDVSNVELGSESYYFQATFNKEPMMPMGVFLAPGANALEVSAALDKTLEELSKKFPEDIKISVPYDPTEFVEQSIEEVIFTLILSIILVVAIIYLFLGNFRATIIPVLAIPVSIIGTFAGFYAMDFSINLLTLFGLTLAIGLVVDDAIVVIENVERILKENKHLSVKEATTKAMQEITGPVIAIVLVLSAVFIPAAFMGGFSGKLYQQFAITIVISVMISGIIALTLTPSLCALFLKHEEPTPFWPIRKFNEFFEKATQSFTSGVQRVLRYSVLNILLFFVMIGAAYMIMLRLPTGLVPNEDQGTIMVIQNMMPGASLERTKAVTDEVNNQLLADPQVTKSAGLSGLDITTFAYKTDSAISFVHLTDWGERKDPASSAQAIAGKYMGIFSQNKEAFLFAVTPPPIRGMSTTGGFEMYVQDRTGGELTTLNGYVQEIIQQANSRPELMGVRTTLNTNVPQYMITVDEEKAKALGVSVSDIFTTLQANFGQKYVNDFNLFGRTYHVNIQAKSEYREGVEDYKNVFVKALGGALIPISEMVDIKRIVGPSIIQRFNMFDSAKISGMAKPGFSSGDALKAIEEVAKDVLPEGYSISWAGTSYQEKKLAGTTNLAFVYAIIFVFLILAALYESWSIPFAVILAVPFAFFGAVLGLWLRGLESDIYFQVGLITLVGLAAKNAILMVEFAMQRLRSGYTLLEATIDGAKVRFRPIIMTSFAFIMGTLPLALSIGAGANSRHIIGTTVVGGMVVLTLIGIFFVPLFYYLIMSVKSKFFNKGDSDEN from the coding sequence ATGTTTTCTAAATTCTTTATAAATAGACCGATATTTTCGGCAGTTTTATCGATCGTGATAATAATTGCCGGTTTTATCTCTATAAAATCATTACCGGTTCAAGCGTATCCGAGTGTTGTGCCTGTTCAGATCAATGTTCAAGCAGTTTACCCGGGTGCAGATGCACAGACACTCTCTAAAACAGTTGCCGCACCGCTTGAAGAGGCTGTAAACGGTGTAGACAATATGATCTATATGACATCAACGGCTTCACCGAGCGGTATCGTTACATTAAGTGTCCTCTTTAAGATAGGAACAGATCCCGATCAGGCAAACGTAGATGTAAATAACCGTGTGCAGTTAGCAATCTCTAAGCTGCCTCAATCGGTACGCGATCAAGGGGTAAGTGTAAGAAAACGCTCCCCTGATATGTTAAAAGTTTTAGCTTTTACCTCTGAGGGAGAAAAGCACGATACGATTTATATCTCTAACTACGTACTTGTAAATGTTTTAGATGATATCAAGCGTATTCCTGGAGTAGGGGATGCATATATCTTCGGAAGTAAAGATTATGCTATTCGTGTATGGATAGACCCAGACAAACTGGCAAACTATAACTTAACTATTACAGATGTAGTAAATGCTATTAAGAGTCAAAACAACCAATATGCTGCGGGACAACTAGGGCAAGAGCCAATAAACTCTCATCCTGTATATACGTATACGGTACGTGCACAAGGAAGATTACAGTCTCCAGAGCAGTTCTCAAACATTATTTTACGCTCAAATGCTGACGGCTCAGCCTTAAGACTTAAAGATGTCTCTAACGTAGAACTTGGATCTGAGTCGTACTATTTCCAAGCGACGTTTAATAAAGAACCGATGATGCCTATGGGTGTTTTCTTGGCACCGGGAGCAAACGCGTTAGAGGTTTCTGCAGCACTTGATAAAACTTTAGAGGAGCTTTCAAAAAAATTCCCTGAAGATATCAAGATAAGTGTCCCTTACGATCCGACTGAGTTTGTTGAGCAGTCGATCGAAGAGGTTATCTTTACATTGATTCTTTCAATCATTTTGGTTGTAGCTATTATTTATCTGTTTTTGGGAAATTTCAGAGCGACAATTATTCCAGTGCTTGCTATTCCGGTTTCAATCATCGGAACATTTGCAGGTTTTTACGCGATGGACTTCTCGATCAACCTGCTGACACTTTTTGGACTTACTTTGGCGATCGGACTTGTAGTTGATGATGCCATCGTTGTTATTGAAAACGTTGAAAGGATATTAAAAGAGAATAAACACCTTAGTGTTAAAGAGGCAACGACAAAAGCGATGCAGGAGATTACAGGCCCTGTAATCGCTATTGTCCTTGTTTTATCGGCTGTATTTATTCCGGCTGCATTTATGGGTGGATTTAGTGGAAAACTGTATCAGCAGTTTGCCATCACGATCGTAATTTCGGTAATGATTTCTGGAATTATCGCTTTAACATTAACACCGTCGTTATGTGCACTCTTTTTAAAACATGAAGAACCGACACCGTTTTGGCCGATCCGTAAATTTAACGAGTTTTTTGAAAAAGCGACACAGAGTTTTACATCGGGTGTACAGCGTGTTTTACGTTATAGTGTGCTCAATATTCTTCTTTTCTTTGTGATGATAGGTGCAGCGTATATGATCATGCTGCGTCTGCCGACGGGACTTGTTCCAAATGAGGATCAGGGAACTATTATGGTTATTCAAAACATGATGCCCGGAGCTTCACTTGAGCGTACAAAAGCTGTAACGGATGAAGTGAACAATCAGCTTTTAGCTGATCCGCAAGTGACAAAGTCGGCAGGACTTTCAGGACTTGATATTACAACATTTGCGTATAAAACCGACTCTGCGATCTCTTTTGTACACCTGACAGACTGGGGTGAGAGAAAAGATCCTGCATCTTCGGCTCAGGCGATTGCGGGAAAATATATGGGAATATTTTCACAAAATAAAGAGGCATTTTTATTCGCAGTAACACCGCCTCCTATCCGAGGTATGAGTACTACGGGCGGATTTGAGATGTATGTACAAGATAGAACAGGCGGCGAGCTTACAACACTTAACGGTTATGTTCAAGAAATTATCCAGCAAGCTAATAGTCGTCCTGAACTGATGGGGGTCAGAACTACACTTAACACAAACGTGCCGCAGTATATGATCACGGTAGATGAGGAGAAGGCAAAAGCACTCGGTGTAAGCGTATCTGATATCTTTACGACTTTGCAGGCGAATTTCGGGCAAAAATATGTAAACGATTTTAACCTTTTTGGACGTACATACCATGTTAATATCCAAGCCAAAAGCGAGTACCGTGAAGGAGTTGAGGATTATAAAAACGTTTTTGTAAAAGCACTCGGCGGGGCATTGATCCCAATTAGTGAGATGGTAGATATTAAACGAATTGTGGGACCTAGCATTATCCAAAGATTTAATATGTTCGACTCGGCGAAGATCTCGGGAATGGCGAAGCCTGGATTTAGTTCGGGTGATGCACTAAAAGCTATTGAAGAGGTAGCTAAAGATGTACTTCCTGAAGGTTATAGCATAAGCTGGGCAGGTACTTCATACCAGGAGAAAAAGTTAGCGGGGACTACAAATCTGGCATTTGTATATGCGATCATCTTTGTATTTTTGATTCTTGCGGCACTTTATGAGAGCTGGAGTATTCCGTTCGCCGTTATTTTAGCGGTTCCTTTTGCGTTCTTTGGAGCAGTTCTTGGGCTATGGCTGCGAGGACTTGAGAGCGATATCTATTTTCAGGTGGGACTCATCACCCTTGTGGGGCTTGCGGCAAAAAATGCAATTCTTATGGTAGAGTTTGCTATGCAGCGTCTGCGTAGTGGCTATACTCTTTTAGAAGCAACGATAGATGGTGCAAAGGTGCGTTTTAGACCTATTATTATGACTTCGTTTGCATTTATTATGGGGACATTGCCTTTAGCTCTAAGCATTGGTGCAGGGGCGAACAGTCGCCATATTATAGGGACAACTGTAGTTGGGGGTATGGTAGTACTGACTCTGATCGGTATCTTTTTCGTACCGCTGTTTTACTATCTTATTATGAGTGTAAAAAGTAAATTTTTCAACAAAGGGGACTCAGATGAAAACTAA
- a CDS encoding ferritin family protein, producing the protein MRQYETYKCSVCGNEVEVQHVGGGTLVCCGKHMDCITDDLTAVNLMKAFAGESQARNKYEFFGELAREAGWHAIADHFAEAAMNEKYHARAEYEAYNKLMYGIEMHETLKNLDIAIEGEHYEHTEMYPNFAKIAEEEGHKDIARLLKAIAKVEVEHEREYAELKKALEAEGFFNSSEDEYWVCEVCGHVHRGKKPPKACPLCKVPQEYFKREHLY; encoded by the coding sequence ATGAGACAGTATGAAACATATAAATGCAGTGTTTGCGGGAACGAAGTAGAGGTGCAGCATGTAGGCGGCGGAACATTGGTATGTTGTGGGAAGCATATGGATTGTATTACTGATGATCTCACTGCAGTAAATCTTATGAAAGCGTTTGCTGGAGAGTCTCAGGCACGTAATAAGTATGAGTTTTTCGGTGAACTTGCTCGTGAAGCGGGATGGCATGCGATCGCGGATCATTTTGCAGAAGCTGCCATGAATGAAAAGTATCATGCAAGAGCGGAGTATGAGGCTTATAACAAACTGATGTATGGCATAGAGATGCATGAAACGCTTAAAAATCTCGATATTGCCATAGAGGGTGAGCACTACGAACACACTGAGATGTATCCGAACTTTGCCAAGATCGCAGAGGAAGAAGGGCATAAAGATATTGCGCGTCTGTTAAAAGCGATCGCAAAAGTGGAAGTGGAACATGAACGTGAATATGCCGAGCTGAAAAAGGCACTAGAGGCTGAAGGATTTTTTAACAGCAGCGAAGATGAGTACTGGGTTTGTGAAGTGTGCGGCCATGTCCATCGAGGGAAAAAACCGCCAAAAGCGTGTCCGCTTTGTAAAGTACCCCAAGAGTACTTTAAAAGGGAACATCTTTATTAA
- a CDS encoding histidine kinase dimerization/phospho-acceptor domain-containing protein, translating into METKHRHDMKNLLGTILGYAEMLQDEELSTEQNKMVASIERSALKLRELIVGKVTPVYQTETTEQLVQDAPLYIPSHDEIDISSELMEKIISCAQLGRISCLESIIKTVEEPLASFLEAKTSIFAFDEIVHWATQRSN; encoded by the coding sequence TTGGAAACAAAACATAGACACGACATGAAAAATCTACTCGGTACTATTTTAGGTTATGCCGAGATGTTACAAGATGAAGAACTTTCAACAGAACAAAACAAGATGGTTGCTTCTATTGAACGCAGTGCTTTAAAATTACGCGAACTTATTGTAGGCAAGGTTACTCCTGTTTATCAAACAGAAACTACAGAACAATTAGTTCAAGATGCGCCACTTTATATCCCTTCTCATGATGAGATAGATATCTCATCTGAACTCATGGAGAAGATAATCTCTTGTGCACAACTGGGACGCATCTCTTGTTTAGAGTCTATTATTAAAACAGTTGAAGAGCCTTTAGCAAGCTTTTTAGAAGCAAAAACTTCCATATTTGCATTTGATGAGATTGTACATTGGGCTACTCAAAGAAGTAATTAA
- a CDS encoding ATP-binding response regulator, whose amino-acid sequence METSNPKILLVDDNKENLQLFTNVLRPYNYDLSIATNGHDAINSLKHFHPDLILLDVMMPDLNGFETLKKIKAEKVTQDIPVIFLTAKNSTEDIIEGFEAGAVDYMVKPFHPKEMVARINTHLAKANLLSNLKTVMEHTFHELYTPLSVISSAMQMQELEYEKNSYTQMTLAACRTLQNLYDDMYYSIDYAHQDKEVSTFDLAQFIQERVNYFQLIAESRGLTLTTTLPEKFTIHINKKEIERVLDNLISNALKYSQENEKVSIILEQIESSWELSVCNSVDQNIDVEMIFQKYYRENEKVFGMGIGLALVQSLCKKNKIYIGAEYRDELFCISMLLKEAI is encoded by the coding sequence ATGGAAACATCAAACCCGAAAATTCTGCTTGTAGATGACAATAAAGAGAACCTTCAACTCTTTACCAATGTTTTACGCCCCTATAACTATGATCTTAGTATCGCTACAAACGGTCACGATGCTATTAACTCTTTAAAACACTTTCATCCCGATCTTATTTTACTTGATGTTATGATGCCTGATCTAAACGGTTTTGAGACACTCAAAAAGATCAAAGCTGAGAAAGTGACACAAGATATTCCGGTAATTTTTTTAACTGCAAAAAATAGTACCGAAGATATTATAGAGGGGTTTGAAGCAGGTGCAGTTGACTATATGGTAAAACCTTTTCATCCCAAAGAGATGGTAGCACGCATCAACACCCATTTAGCTAAAGCAAACCTCTTATCAAACCTAAAAACGGTAATGGAGCACACTTTTCATGAACTCTATACACCTTTGAGTGTCATCAGCTCCGCTATGCAGATGCAGGAGTTGGAGTATGAAAAAAACAGCTATACCCAGATGACTTTAGCAGCATGTAGAACACTCCAAAATCTTTATGACGATATGTACTACTCTATCGATTATGCACATCAAGATAAAGAGGTCAGTACGTTTGATCTAGCTCAATTTATACAAGAGCGTGTAAACTACTTTCAACTTATAGCCGAATCAAGAGGATTAACCCTTACAACAACACTCCCTGAAAAGTTTACGATACATATCAATAAAAAAGAGATTGAAAGAGTTTTAGACAATCTAATTTCCAATGCTTTAAAATACTCTCAGGAAAATGAAAAAGTTTCAATCATCCTAGAACAAATAGAATCTTCTTGGGAACTCAGTGTATGTAACAGCGTTGATCAAAATATTGATGTTGAGATGATTTTTCAAAAATACTACAGAGAGAATGAGAAAGTATTCGGTATGGGGATCGGTTTAGCACTTGTACAGTCCCTTTGTAAAAAAAACAAGATCTACATCGGTGCAGAGTATAGAGATGAACTTTTTTGTATCTCTATGCTTCTAAAAGAGGCGATATGA
- a CDS encoding rhodanese-like domain-containing protein, whose translation MNRLITLLAVASLSVSAMAFDNTQAKQLDRFYSNMTQEALAKSKLTVSADAVMKMLREKKDFILLDVRTEAETSVVSLVTNNTVKIPLENLFNEKNLNKLPTDKPIVIVCHSGARELLAASGLQQIGFKNIQIVKGGIAALAVANSVKNAPVK comes from the coding sequence ATGAACAGATTAATTACACTTTTAGCCGTCGCTTCACTTTCAGTAAGTGCAATGGCATTTGATAACACACAAGCAAAACAGTTAGATAGATTTTATTCGAATATGACACAAGAAGCACTGGCAAAGTCTAAACTTACTGTCAGTGCAGATGCAGTTATGAAGATGTTACGTGAGAAAAAAGATTTTATCTTGCTTGATGTACGTACAGAAGCTGAAACTTCAGTTGTTAGCCTTGTAACGAATAATACTGTGAAGATCCCGCTAGAAAATCTTTTTAATGAAAAAAACCTAAATAAACTTCCAACTGATAAACCGATTGTAATAGTTTGTCATTCAGGGGCTCGTGAGCTTCTTGCTGCTTCAGGATTACAACAAATAGGTTTTAAAAACATCCAAATTGTCAAAGGCGGGATTGCAGCACTTGCAGTTGCAAACAGCGTAAAAAACGCACCGGTAAAATAA